TAACTTTTTCACGGGAACGTTGTAAAAAGCTTGTAACTTTTAGTTGTGATCCGTCGTTTATAATGCAGGGTAGTATGGAATAGATTTCTATTTTTAGTGTCTTGATGAAATGAATGGGATATGAAGAAAGGATGATCGTGATTGCTGGCATGAAGAAATTATTTTCCAAAATCAGACCTGCCAAGAGCCAGTCAGGCGAGGACAGTGCAGTCGGACACACGGAGCAGCAGGAACCAGTCGGGCAGGAGGAATCTGCATACATAAGTGAACCACAGAATACATCCATCGACCCGCACGACATAACCAGTGAAACAAGCCAGGAGGAAGTTGCGGTTGCAGCAGCTGAACCTGAAGTGAAGTCCAAGCCCTCCAAGAAGGATCTGTTGCCTCCATATGACGGGCCTGTGCTGGAGGTTCGCAATGTTCATCGCAGTTTCCAGACGGGTAGCCGTATTATTCATGTGCTCAAAGGCATCGATATGGAAGTGAACCCGCAGCAGCTGGTGATGTTAAAAGGGCGGTCAGGCTCAGGGAAAACGACGCTGCTCAATATGCTGGGCGGGCTGGATCAGCCATCCAGTGGAGACATTCTGTTCTCCGGTCAGCCTCTTCAGGATTGGGGTGACCGGCGGCGGACCGCATTGCGGCGCAGAGAAATCGGTTTTATTTTTCAGGCGTATGCGCTGATGCCCTTGTTGTCTGCCTGGGAAAATGTAGAGCTGTCGCTGCGCATGGCGGACGTGCCGCGTTCGGAATGGAAGGACCGTGTAGGTCATTGTCTGGATCTGGTCGGACTAACCAAACGGGTCAAGCACCGTCCATTCGAGATGTCCGGGGGAGAGCAGCAGCGGGTGGCCATCGCCAAGGCGATAGCCCACAGACCGAGATTATTGCTCGCGGATGAGCCGACAGCTGAACTCGATTCCAAAATGGGAGCACAGGTTATGGCTGTATTTCGCAATATTATTGAAGTTGAACAAGTAACGATCTGTATGACTACACACGATCCTACGATTTTGGAGGTTGCGGACCATGTTTATGAAATGGCGGACGGCAGATTTATCAAGTAAAGGGGCCGCTCCGAAGAGGGGGAAACGCGCAGCGCTTATTGTGCTTAGTGCGATAGTGGCTGCAACGATGTCCGGCTGCTCTTTGCTGCCGGCTGAGACAGAGGAAGAAGTACTTCCGCCGATTACACCGCCAACGATCTCCAAGAAGCCGGAATATGAAGTTCGGACGGAGACGCTGGAGAAGAAAGTAAGCGGAAGCGGCAAGATGATGAGCCAGAGGGAAGAAAAGGTGTATTTTACGCTGGACGGTATGCATATCAAAGAGTTGAATGTAAAACCAGGTGATAAAGTGAAAAAAGGTCAACTCCTCGCTGTTCTGGATGTAGAGAGCGTTGAGAAGGAAATTCGGGCCAAAAACCTACAGATTCGCAAATCGGAAGTGCAAATGAAGGAAACGCTTCGTAAACGGGATGAGATGGACCCGGTGGAGTTCGAAGAGTCCACGATTGCCTTTGAAGAGCTTCGTCAGGAACTCGCCGATCTGGAGGATCAATTGGGTAAAGCTACTTTGACCGCTCCATTCGGTGGAACAATCATTGCTGTGCAGGTGGAGAAGGGCGCGGCTGTCAAAGCTTATGACCCGATTGCAACCATAGCAGATACATCCAATCTGGTTGTCGCAGCTACGTTTGCCAAGGAAGATCTGGAGAAGTTCTCGGCTGGCATGAAGGCAGATGTGGATATTAATGGCGCAGGCAAAGTGGCTGGCAAAGTTAAAGTGATGCCTGTAGCCCAAGCGTCGGGAAGTGGAAGTGGAAGTGGTAACGGCGGAGGTTCGGGGGAAGGCGGAACGCCTCCAGCGAAAGAAAGCCTGGATCAATATGTTATCGTCTCGCTGGCGAAAATGCCCAAAGGGGTTGAACGCGGTACACCTCTAACGGTATCGATTGTCACGCAGCGTACAGAGAACGCGATTGTCATTCCTGTATCCGCACTGCGCTCCATCGGTTCAAGAACGTACGTGCAAGTGGTGGAGAGTGATGGAAGCAAGCGTGAAGTGGATGTAGAAGTCGGGCAGCAAACATCCACGGATGTGGAGATTCTGAAAGGTCTGACCGTTGGACAGAAAGTAGTGGGCCGCTAATGGGGCTGCCATTGCTTCGACTGTTGTTCCGCAAAATGTGGAACACTCGCTGGATGACGTTCAGCACACTGATCGGACTGATTGTGGCGGTAGCGTTCACCGTTAGTATTCCGATGTATGCCGATGGTGCGCTGAAGCGGGTCGTGGCCCAGACGCTGCAGGATAACAGTGAGGGACTGCCAGCCGGCTCGTTGCTCATGAGTTACCAGGCACCTGGTGGTGTGAAGACAGACACACGTGGTCTGGAAGAGGTGGATCGATATATTCGCGAGGATGTGCCCCGCGACATCGGTTTTCCTTATCATACGTATGTGAACTCCCGTTCCATCCGCAGCACAGAGGTAAACCCGGAAGACCCAACCAAAGTGGATGCCAGCCGGGTCCGCAGCATGAGTCTGGGTACGATGACAGGCCTGGATGCACAGGTTAATTATTCTGCGGGAGTGAAGCCGGGCAACCAGGTCAAGGACGATACGATTGAAGCGGTCATGCTGGAAGAGGGTATGTATCGTAACGATCTGCATATCGGAGATGTTCTGGAATATCCGATTTACAGCGGTCTCGATATTACGTTGCGTGTGAAGATTATAGGTTCCTTCAAAGCCGATGACCCTAACAGCCCGTATTGGGTACAGGGATTTGACGGGATGATGAACGGACTATATGTGGATGAATCGGTATTTAATAATGTTTTGTTAAAGGAAAAAGGGATCCCTCTTCAGAATTCACGTTGGTATTATGCATTTGATCTGAAAGAGATTCAAACGAGCCAGCTCTCGGGACTGACCTCTGTGCTGGAAAGGCTGGATATCGATCTGTATCAGCGGTTGAAGGATACGAAAGTGGACATCACCTTCGGGGATCTGCTGAAACAATTCCGCAGTCAGAGTCTGCAATTGCAGACCATGCTGTTCACATTGGCAGCACCGATGATTGCGATGGTCTTTTATTTTATTGCCATGAATGCTAGACAGTCGTTACAAAAGCAGGAAAGTGACATCGCAGTTCTGCGCAGTCGCGGAGCTTCTGCGAGGCAGATATTCTCTCTTTATCTGCTTGAAGGGATATTCCTGGGAGCGATTGCTCTTGTCATCGGACCGTTTCTTGGATGGTTTATGGCGAAAAGCATCGGTTCAGCGAGCGGATTTCTGTCGTTCGTGGATCGGAAATCCATTCCAATCGGAATATCCAAAGAAGCCATCCTGCTTGGCCTTATCGCCGTATTGGTGGCCATCATAGCCTCGCTCATTCCGGCAATAACCTATGCGCGTGCGACGATTGTATCGGCCAAGCGTAGGCAGGCACGTACGGACCGAGCGCCGGTATGGCAGCGCTGGTTCCTGGATATTGCGCTGCTGGGGCTCGCTGGATATGGATACTACCTGTTCTATGAACGGCAAATGTTGACGTTCCAGACCGGAATGACGACAGATCAGCTTCAGGTACAGCCGTTTCTGTTCTTTGTACCGGCACTCGCCATCTTTGCACTGGGACTGTTCTTCCTACGGTTGTTCCCGTGGATTTTGAAGCTCATCCAGCTGATCGGGCGCAAGCTTCTCCCGGTTCCACTGTATCTGACACTGACGCAGCTTTCGCGTTCATCATCTTCTTATTATCCTTTGATGATCCTGCTTGTATTGACACTCGGACTTGGTGTGTATAACTCGGCAGCGGCTCGTACGATTGATCTGAACTCGACCGAGCGCACGTTATACCGCTATGGTTCGGATGTTATTATGCAGACGGTATGGGAAGGCACACCTGAAGTTAAGCCAACGGGTTCCGGACAAAATGGAGGTTCAGGCGGCGGACAGCAGGGTGGAGGAAGCGGTAGTGGTGGTGCTGGAGGCGGAGGTAACGGCGGTGGAGGTGGCTCAGGTGGGGGCGGTGGTACTTCACAACCCACGAAGATGATCTATTCCGAGCCACCTTTTGAAGTGTTCCGCAGCCTGAATGGTGTCGAACATGCAGCGAGAGTTTTGCAAACGAAAGGCAACATTATTGTCTCTGGCAAATCAGGCGGACAGGGAATGCTGGTGGGGATCGACAATGTGGATTTTGCCCAAGTGGCGTGGTTCCGCAACGATCTGTTCCCGGCTCATCCTTATAAGTACCTTGACTTGCTTGGAAAATATGAAGGGGCCGTATTGATCTCTTCCAAATTTGCAGACAAATTCAAGCTCAAAACCGGAGACCTCGTCTCCATTGGTGTACAGGGCCAGGCGATTGAATTTGTGGTGTTTGGCATTATCCCTTACTGGCCTGCCCAGTACCCGGATCAGATGCCGTTTTTCATCGCCAATCTGGATTACATCTATGATCAGGTGCCTCTGATTCCATATGAGGTCTGGTTGAAGATGGAGCCGGATGCCAAAGTCGCTCCTTTGATGGAGAAACTTGCAGCAGAAGGCATTGAGTTATCGTCTGTACGCGATGTGCGTACAGAGCTGGTATCCCAGGGCAAACATCCGTCAAGAGGCGGGGTGTTCGGCATACTGAGTCTCGGATTCCTTGTGTCGGTGATTATTTCCCTGATCGGATACATTCTGTATTGGTTCTTTAATCTATCCGGGCGTGTAGTACAGTTCGGTGTTCTGCGGGCAATGGGGTTATCCCGCGCACAATTGAGCGGTATGTTGCTGTTGGAGCAGGTGTTCACCGCGGGGTTATCCATCATTCTGGGTATTGGCATTGGTCAGGTATCCAGTCGTCTGTTCCTGCCCTTCCTGCAAACGACAGATAATGTGTCCGCACAGGTACCTCCGTTCCGAATTGTATTTGAAGAGAAAGATATGCTGCAACTGTATGGTGTGACCGTGGTCATGCTGATCATTGGAGCAACGATGCTGCTGTGGCAAATCCGCAGGCTGCGGGTTCACCAGGCAGTCAAAATGGGAGAGGAGAGGTAAACGTGATCCAATGCGAAGGACTTGTCAAAATTTTTAAATCCAGCGATGTGGAAGTCGTTGCCCTTCAAGGTCTCAATCTGACTGTCAATCAAGGTGAAATGATGGCCATTATCGGCAACAGTGGGAGTGGTAAATCCACATTGCTCAACATTCTGGGTGGACTTGATCGTCCAACAGCCGGTACAGCCGTTGTCGGGGATTGGGATTTGCTGAAAATGACAGACGCCCAATTGGTCGAGTACAAACGTCATACCGTAGGGTTCATATGGCAAAATAACGGCCGTAACTTGCTACCATATCTCACAGCACTGGAAAATGTGGAAACGCCCATGATTTTGGGAGGCAAGCGAGATCGTGCCTATGCCATGCAGCTGCTGGAGTGGGTTGGACTGAAGGATCGGATGCACAACAAGCTGCATCAATTGTCCGGTGGGGAGCAGCAGCGGGTGGCGATTGCCATCTCGCTATCGAATCGCCCCAAGCTGCTGCTTGCCGATGAGCCGACAGGATCGGTGGATTCGGAGACATGTGATACCATCATGGGTATTTTTCGCAAAATGAACAAGGAGCTCGGGGTCACGATTGTAATTGTTACCCATGACTTAACCCTTGCTGGCAAAGTGGACCGGATCGTTGCGATTCGGGACGGCTTGACCAGCACCGAGTTTGTGAAGCGTAATCCGAATCTGGATGACGAGCATGGCTTGTCGGAGGCAGGAGCCCCGGATATTCATGAAGCTTTTGTCATTATTGACCGGGCGGGACGGCTTCAGGTGCCCAAGGAGTATCTGGAGGCGCTGTCCATCGATAATCGTGCGACATTGGAATTTGACGGTGAACGTATTGTCATTACACCGCCAAGATAATTTTAGAGGGGGAATTGGGAGATGAAGAACAGGTTTTGGGGAAAACGGGTGTTGGCCGTGTTGGCTACAGCCAGTCTGGCATTGCCGCTGATTGCGGGTTGTACAGCGAGTGAGTCCAAGGATAACGAGCAGCGTGTATTGCGTGTAGCGACGTTGTGGGGGGGCCAGGATGACAGCTATTTCCGTCAGCAGTTTACCGATGCTTTTGAATTGACACATCCAAATATAACGATTGAAGTTGTACCTGCGGTAGATCAGGGCAGCATGTATGGGTATGGTAACCAGGAAGAGCAGAAGGACGTTCCGGATACGATGGAGAGCTTGAAGAAGATAATGACAGGGGATAATCCGGTAGACGTCATCGTGGCGGATACGGCGACAGTCAAGTCGTTAATTCAGGAAAACATGGTGAAACAACTGGACCCACTGATGCAGGAAGACAAGTTTGACACATCGGATATTGTGCCGAGTGTTCTCGAAGGAATCAAGGATTTGGGAGATCAGAGCATCTACGCTTTGACGCCAACGTTCTCCTCTTCAGCTTTGTTCTATAACAAGGGTATGTTTGAAAAAGCAGGCGTGGAGCCTCCAACGGATAACATGACTTGGGATGATATTTTCAACTTGGGTACACGCCTTACCAAAGGTGAAGGAAAAGACCATGTATTTGGTTTCTCTTTCAGTACCTATCAAGGCGGTTCTCCATACTATACGATGTCGCAGTATTATAACTCTTTGCAGCTGAAAATTTTTGATGACAAAGCGGAGAAAATGACTGTAGATTCTCCTCAGTGGGAGAAAGTATGGAGCACGATAAGCAAACTCGCCTTAGATAAAGTCATCCCTAAAGGAGACGAACCGCAGGATAATCAGGATGAGAGTGGACGTTATAATCCGCTTCAGGGTGATCTGTTCCTGAGTAGCAAAACAGCCATGGTGATTGGAGATTACAGTTACATTAATCAATTGATTGATGCCAATAAAAATGCGGATAAAATGAAAGACTTTACGAAGGTAGACTGGGATGTTGTCACTCCTCCAGTTCATCCGGAGGCTCCTGAAATTGGAGGCAATATTTATCTGAGTAACCTCATGGCCATTAATAGTTCAGCTCAGAACCCTGATGATGCATGGGAATTGATCAAGTATATGAACAGTGAAGACTGGGCGAAAATCAAAGCTCGCAGCAGTTATGAGATGGTTTCCCGTAAGAGCTTCATTAAACCGAAGGATGGTTTGGATTACAACATCCAGGCGTTCTATACACTGAAACCTATACCTCCAACCAATACGAACTTGGATAAGATGTATCAAAAAATGCCGAACCTGTGGCAAGTAAGTGATAAGGGTATGGAATACTTCAATCAAGTTCTTGAGAACAAAAAAACACCAAAAGAAGCGCTTGGTGAATGGGCAGCCAAAGGGAACGAGATGTTGGAGAAGTTGAAAAAGAATCCTAAAGCCACGTTCCAATAAGGTTAGATGATTTTGTGATCAAATCATTTAGAAGCAGCCGCTGGAGATTTATATCTTCGGCGGCTATTTTTATGAAATTGGGGTATTCTACAAAAGCAGGGATAAATGATGACTTCAAGAAAGGACGAGTGGAATGCACTGGGTATATTTCAGCAAATTGTATGCAACTAAATTTCAGGCAGGGTGTCTTGCAAAACGGATGGAGCAGGATGGGTGGATTTACGGCCATAACGAGCCAGCTGAAGTGGAAGTATATCGTTCAAAAAAGGGGCGATATGGCGTACGTTTTATTCCCTAACATTACCCCTTGACTTATATAGTTGGAATGGTGTATATTAATTAAGTCGCTGTTTTAATATTTCTTACTGACGCGGGGTGGAGCAGCCCGGTAGCTCGTCGGGCTCATAACCCGAAGGCCGCAGGTTCAAATCCTGCCCCCGCAATTTAGTTTTACTGGATGATTCACAGCCATCATCTGAACGTTATACATTTTTGTTCAGGGCCCTTAGCTCAGTTGGTTAGAGCGGTCGGCTCATAACCGATTGGTCACAGGTTCGAGTCCTGTAGGGCCCATTCTCTCAAAACCCTTGCGTAGCAAGGGTTTTTTTCTGTCTTCATGTAGGATGGAGATAGAGAAGGAAGGATGACAACTTAAAATTATGAATGGTGCTAGTGCTGTTGGTTTTGCAGGGATTTTAACTATATTTATTTTCATTGGTCTGGTAGGTCTGATTTTATATGCTGTGTTTTCGATGGCCATAAAAAGATCTGGTTTAAGGGGGGAAATCTCAGGTTTGAAGCAAGAGGTTCGATTATTAAAAGAGAAAATGGAGAAAAACGATCATAACTTCGATTAAGAAATTCTAAAAAGAAAAATAATTCAAAGTTGAAGATTGTATATTTCAATCAGAATGAAACAGCTAATTTTGCAAAATTTGAAAGCTAAACGAAAGAGGCGCTGCCTTAACAATACGGGCAGTGTCTTTTTCATATGCCCTTTTTTCTAAACATCAGTGTCTGTCCAGGCCATATCTCAAATCTCACATATACTATCCTATCCCCGACAGAAGGAGGTAGATTCCATGAGTCAATTTCTCGATGCTAGAACCTCGCAGAATGCGAGTTTGGCTAACTCTATTGCGATCCCAATCCTCGTAATCAATACACCTCAACTGTTTGGTCAGATTGGTCTGCAAACAGCCGGTGCTGGTGCAAACCCACGGGTACAATTCAAAGGAACTGTTTCAGTGCAGCTTCCATTAGCCCTCGTAGGTGTAACGATAACAATTGTCAGAGGAACCTTGGCAACGGACCCTGTCATCTATTCTGCTACGTCCACATTCAGCTTGAGTGTTCTGGCTCCTCAGGTCATTACGTTCTCTGCGGATGATTTCAATCCACCAATAACACCTCAGTTGACGTACACTGCATTTATCAGCTCTAACTTGCTGGGTACGATCCGTGTAGGTCCTGAGAACTTTGATGGAGCGGTATATTCGGACTAACGTTGAGCGCCCTTGCCAACTGTTCGTTATAGATGGATCGTAAATGTATTAATGAGCAATGCCTGCCTTGATGAAGGCAGGTTTTTTTTATTTCACAAGAGTGTGGTTTAGCACTTCAATGGATCAGGCATCGTTTATGATATAATGCGTTAGAGATTAAGGGAACGGTCGATGAAATTATGAATGGAAAGCAGGTTTTCAACCAATGATGCAAAATGAAGGACAACGATTCCGCTTCAGTGAAGCTCCGGTATGGGACTGGCAGCGGGCATATTATGAACAGAAAGGGCTGCACGCTTGGACAGACAATCAGGTTCCGCAATATATTACAAGTAACCCTATGATTGCAATGGCGTATGCTGAGATGATTTTTGGTTTTCTACAAGATCTCGCCAGCAAAGGAAAGACGGCCGAGATGGTGACCATTCTCGAGCTTGGGGCGGGTGTAGGCCGCTTGGCGCACCAAATTCTGCTCAAACTGATAGAGTTGAAAGATTTTGCAGGCGTGGAGCTGCCTGCTTTTCGATATGTAATGACCGATCTGGTCGAAGATAATGTGTTGGGCTGGAGAGAGCATCCGTCCATGCAATCCTTTATTGAGCAAGGAATACTGGATTTTGCACGTTTTGACGCGATACAGGATACCGAGTTGAATCTGGTGGTGGCGGGTACAGTTATTCGACCAGGCGATCTGAAACAACCCTTGCTGTTGATTGCCAATTACTTTTTTGACAGCATTCCACAGGAATTAATTTATGTCGGTGAGGGTGAGGTATATGAGTGTGACGTACTCGTCCAATCTCCAGAGCATTCTATTCATTCCGAACCAGCTGAGTTACTGGAAAACATGACACTGAGTTATGAATACCGCCGTGCACCTGAGTACAGTGCGGAGAACTATCCGTATCAGGAACTTATCGCATTGTACAAGGAAGAGTTGGAGGATTCGCACATTCTGTTCCCGGCAATCGGTTTGTCCTGCCTCGAACGATTGAACAGGTTATCAGATTCAGGGTATGTGTTGATTACTGCGGACAAAGGGGACCATCGACTGGACAATTGGAAGTTTGCCGAGCCGCCTGAATTCGTACTCCATGGAAGTTTTTCTTTAACGGCGAACTATCATGCCATTCAATATGTAATGGAACAGCAAGGAGCCCACACTCGTTTTACAACACATCATTATAAGGATCTAAACGTGGGATGTATGTTGATGGTGGACGAACCGTTAGGGTACGTGAACACACGGCTGGCGTATCACCGATTTGTTGAACGTTTCGGACCCGATGACTTCTTCAGTATGAAGGAATGGATGGATCATCAGGTAGAGCGGATGGAACTGAAGCAGATTTTACCGTTCTGGCGTCTCGGCGGATATGATGCTGAGTTTTTGATTCATAGTGCCAACCGAATTTCGAACCTGCTACCGGATGCAAGCGATGAGGAAATGCTTGATATTCAGTCTGGAATCCACATCATGTGGTCTTCATATTATGTAATGGAGCGGCTAGGAGATGTAGCGTTTCTTGCAGGTCAGTTGTTATATGGGATGTATATGTATGAGGATGCCAAGCGGTTTCTGGAGCTGTCGTTAGGTGCTGATTCGAAAAAACAGAATTCAGCGGTGCTGTACGATTTGGCTGTGTGCTGTTATGAACTTGAACTGGAAGAAGAAACACTGGCTTACACGCGGAAAGTACTGGCTTTGGAACCTGATCATGAAGAGGCAATGGATTTGCTGAAAAGCTTCGAATGTCTATAAAGATTGAAACTTACTTCCCTTATCATCGTATTATTAGGATGACCACACAAAAATTTCCTGTATACGGAAGAGGAGATGAGTACATGAAAAAGGTTCTGACCATTTTGCTTTATCCACTTGCAGCGGTTGTGGGGGCGTTAGGTGCAAATTCAGCTGCGACTGGTAATTTGGTACTTTTTGCGAAAGATATAGCTACAGATCGAGGTTATGATGGGCAGGAGATTTATGATAGAATTGAACATAGAAACTCCTAACTACATATCATTTAAACTGTAAAAGTAATTGTTGGACGGAGCGATATGCCAAAGAGAATTACTCTTGAAGTGAAGTGTGATGAGCAGGAAGCCTGCCTCTACAACCTTTAAGCCGGTTTCGTACCTGATACAGGTATGAACCGGCTTTTATTCATGAATGGGGGATAAACGTTGAAGATTATTATTGGACAACCCAGGTTGGAACAACAATTGCTGCAGCTCGAAGCTGAATTGAAGCAACATCCTGAAGCGGATATATTGCTCTTTCCTGAAGGTTATCTGAATCAGAACGTGGAAGAGGCCAGTCGTCTGGCTGCTGCATATGGAACGATGATTGTATCAGGTCATCGCAGGTTGGATGAACGTCCCAAGGATCGTTCAATTATCATTAACAAGGCTGGGAAGATTGTGCTGGAGAAAGCGAAGTATACCCCTGCTGAGATCGTTAAGGAACAGGACTGGGTCATAAGCACCTTGTTATGTGATGAGTTGGTGCTGCAAGGTTTTCGCAACGAGAATATTGGCAGTGTGGATATCGTTATGCATTCCATTGGTGTGGGGATGTTCAGTGAAGAGCAGTATACAGAATGGGTTGAAGAAGCACGGCAGATAGCGATACAACATCAATGCATTGTAATGGGGACCAGCCATGCGGACGGTTCATATCGTGACAGTGAAATTTCAATTCCAATCGCCTATTGTATTGCCCCGGAT
Above is a window of Paenibacillus sp. E222 DNA encoding:
- a CDS encoding tetratricopeptide repeat protein, with amino-acid sequence MMQNEGQRFRFSEAPVWDWQRAYYEQKGLHAWTDNQVPQYITSNPMIAMAYAEMIFGFLQDLASKGKTAEMVTILELGAGVGRLAHQILLKLIELKDFAGVELPAFRYVMTDLVEDNVLGWREHPSMQSFIEQGILDFARFDAIQDTELNLVVAGTVIRPGDLKQPLLLIANYFFDSIPQELIYVGEGEVYECDVLVQSPEHSIHSEPAELLENMTLSYEYRRAPEYSAENYPYQELIALYKEELEDSHILFPAIGLSCLERLNRLSDSGYVLITADKGDHRLDNWKFAEPPEFVLHGSFSLTANYHAIQYVMEQQGAHTRFTTHHYKDLNVGCMLMVDEPLGYVNTRLAYHRFVERFGPDDFFSMKEWMDHQVERMELKQILPFWRLGGYDAEFLIHSANRISNLLPDASDEEMLDIQSGIHIMWSSYYVMERLGDVAFLAGQLLYGMYMYEDAKRFLELSLGADSKKQNSAVLYDLAVCCYELELEEETLAYTRKVLALEPDHEEAMDLLKSFECL
- a CDS encoding ABC transporter ATP-binding protein produces the protein MIQCEGLVKIFKSSDVEVVALQGLNLTVNQGEMMAIIGNSGSGKSTLLNILGGLDRPTAGTAVVGDWDLLKMTDAQLVEYKRHTVGFIWQNNGRNLLPYLTALENVETPMILGGKRDRAYAMQLLEWVGLKDRMHNKLHQLSGGEQQRVAIAISLSNRPKLLLADEPTGSVDSETCDTIMGIFRKMNKELGVTIVIVTHDLTLAGKVDRIVAIRDGLTSTEFVKRNPNLDDEHGLSEAGAPDIHEAFVIIDRAGRLQVPKEYLEALSIDNRATLEFDGERIVITPPR
- a CDS encoding ABC transporter permease, with translation MGLPLLRLLFRKMWNTRWMTFSTLIGLIVAVAFTVSIPMYADGALKRVVAQTLQDNSEGLPAGSLLMSYQAPGGVKTDTRGLEEVDRYIREDVPRDIGFPYHTYVNSRSIRSTEVNPEDPTKVDASRVRSMSLGTMTGLDAQVNYSAGVKPGNQVKDDTIEAVMLEEGMYRNDLHIGDVLEYPIYSGLDITLRVKIIGSFKADDPNSPYWVQGFDGMMNGLYVDESVFNNVLLKEKGIPLQNSRWYYAFDLKEIQTSQLSGLTSVLERLDIDLYQRLKDTKVDITFGDLLKQFRSQSLQLQTMLFTLAAPMIAMVFYFIAMNARQSLQKQESDIAVLRSRGASARQIFSLYLLEGIFLGAIALVIGPFLGWFMAKSIGSASGFLSFVDRKSIPIGISKEAILLGLIAVLVAIIASLIPAITYARATIVSAKRRQARTDRAPVWQRWFLDIALLGLAGYGYYLFYERQMLTFQTGMTTDQLQVQPFLFFVPALAIFALGLFFLRLFPWILKLIQLIGRKLLPVPLYLTLTQLSRSSSSYYPLMILLVLTLGLGVYNSAAARTIDLNSTERTLYRYGSDVIMQTVWEGTPEVKPTGSGQNGGSGGGQQGGGSGSGGAGGGGNGGGGGSGGGGGTSQPTKMIYSEPPFEVFRSLNGVEHAARVLQTKGNIIVSGKSGGQGMLVGIDNVDFAQVAWFRNDLFPAHPYKYLDLLGKYEGAVLISSKFADKFKLKTGDLVSIGVQGQAIEFVVFGIIPYWPAQYPDQMPFFIANLDYIYDQVPLIPYEVWLKMEPDAKVAPLMEKLAAEGIELSSVRDVRTELVSQGKHPSRGGVFGILSLGFLVSVIISLIGYILYWFFNLSGRVVQFGVLRAMGLSRAQLSGMLLLEQVFTAGLSIILGIGIGQVSSRLFLPFLQTTDNVSAQVPPFRIVFEEKDMLQLYGVTVVMLIIGATMLLWQIRRLRVHQAVKMGEER
- a CDS encoding efflux RND transporter periplasmic adaptor subunit, which codes for MFMKWRTADLSSKGAAPKRGKRAALIVLSAIVAATMSGCSLLPAETEEEVLPPITPPTISKKPEYEVRTETLEKKVSGSGKMMSQREEKVYFTLDGMHIKELNVKPGDKVKKGQLLAVLDVESVEKEIRAKNLQIRKSEVQMKETLRKRDEMDPVEFEESTIAFEELRQELADLEDQLGKATLTAPFGGTIIAVQVEKGAAVKAYDPIATIADTSNLVVAATFAKEDLEKFSAGMKADVDINGAGKVAGKVKVMPVAQASGSGSGSGNGGGSGEGGTPPAKESLDQYVIVSLAKMPKGVERGTPLTVSIVTQRTENAIVIPVSALRSIGSRTYVQVVESDGSKREVDVEVGQQTSTDVEILKGLTVGQKVVGR
- a CDS encoding ABC transporter substrate-binding protein — protein: MKNRFWGKRVLAVLATASLALPLIAGCTASESKDNEQRVLRVATLWGGQDDSYFRQQFTDAFELTHPNITIEVVPAVDQGSMYGYGNQEEQKDVPDTMESLKKIMTGDNPVDVIVADTATVKSLIQENMVKQLDPLMQEDKFDTSDIVPSVLEGIKDLGDQSIYALTPTFSSSALFYNKGMFEKAGVEPPTDNMTWDDIFNLGTRLTKGEGKDHVFGFSFSTYQGGSPYYTMSQYYNSLQLKIFDDKAEKMTVDSPQWEKVWSTISKLALDKVIPKGDEPQDNQDESGRYNPLQGDLFLSSKTAMVIGDYSYINQLIDANKNADKMKDFTKVDWDVVTPPVHPEAPEIGGNIYLSNLMAINSSAQNPDDAWELIKYMNSEDWAKIKARSSYEMVSRKSFIKPKDGLDYNIQAFYTLKPIPPTNTNLDKMYQKMPNLWQVSDKGMEYFNQVLENKKTPKEALGEWAAKGNEMLEKLKKNPKATFQ
- a CDS encoding ABC transporter ATP-binding protein — its product is MIVIAGMKKLFSKIRPAKSQSGEDSAVGHTEQQEPVGQEESAYISEPQNTSIDPHDITSETSQEEVAVAAAEPEVKSKPSKKDLLPPYDGPVLEVRNVHRSFQTGSRIIHVLKGIDMEVNPQQLVMLKGRSGSGKTTLLNMLGGLDQPSSGDILFSGQPLQDWGDRRRTALRRREIGFIFQAYALMPLLSAWENVELSLRMADVPRSEWKDRVGHCLDLVGLTKRVKHRPFEMSGGEQQRVAIAKAIAHRPRLLLADEPTAELDSKMGAQVMAVFRNIIEVEQVTICMTTHDPTILEVADHVYEMADGRFIK